A section of the Devosia rhizoryzae genome encodes:
- the fabD gene encoding ACP S-malonyltransferase — MASMAFTFPGQGSQAVGMGKDLAAAYPEARAVFQEVDEALGQRLSATMFEGPEDILRLTENAQPALMAVSMAVIRVLEAKGVTLNDHAQFVAGHSLGEYSALCAAGTFTLTDAARLLRTRGQAMQKAVPVGHGAMAALLGLDLQTAQAVAAEAAQGEVCDVANDNAPGQVVVSGGTAAVERAVEIAKTKGAKRALLLPVSAPFHCSLMQPAADAMQAALAEVEMQAPVVPLVANVLAVPITDPAEIRHHLVAQVTGVVRWTESVTWLAGPGGITTLVELGTGKVLTGLAKRIAPEVTAQAIGSPADIDAFVASINS; from the coding sequence ATGGCCAGCATGGCTTTCACATTTCCGGGCCAAGGCAGCCAGGCCGTTGGCATGGGCAAGGATCTGGCCGCGGCCTATCCCGAAGCGCGCGCCGTTTTCCAGGAGGTCGACGAAGCCCTGGGCCAGCGCCTTTCGGCCACCATGTTCGAAGGCCCCGAGGACATCCTGCGCCTGACCGAAAATGCCCAGCCGGCCCTGATGGCGGTGAGCATGGCCGTGATCCGGGTGCTCGAAGCCAAGGGCGTGACGCTCAATGACCATGCGCAGTTCGTTGCCGGTCATTCCTTGGGTGAATATTCCGCACTCTGCGCTGCCGGCACCTTCACGCTGACCGACGCAGCGCGCTTGCTGCGCACCCGCGGACAGGCCATGCAGAAGGCCGTGCCCGTGGGTCATGGCGCCATGGCGGCGCTGCTGGGGCTTGATCTGCAGACGGCTCAGGCCGTTGCAGCCGAAGCCGCTCAGGGCGAAGTTTGCGACGTCGCCAATGACAATGCGCCAGGCCAGGTCGTGGTCTCGGGCGGCACCGCCGCTGTCGAACGCGCGGTCGAGATCGCCAAGACCAAGGGCGCCAAGCGGGCCCTGCTGCTGCCGGTGAGCGCGCCCTTCCATTGTTCGCTGATGCAACCGGCCGCCGACGCCATGCAGGCGGCGCTTGCGGAAGTCGAGATGCAGGCGCCCGTGGTGCCGCTGGTGGCGAACGTTTTGGCCGTGCCGATCACCGACCCGGCCGAGATTCGCCACCACCTCGTGGCGCAGGTCACCGGCGTCGTGCGCTGGACCGAAAGCGTCACCTGGCTTGCAGGTCCTGGCGGCATCACCACGCTTGTCGAACTCGGCACGGGCAAGGTGCTGACCGGCCTTGCCAAGCGCATTGCGCCCGAAGTCACCGCACAGGCCATCGGTTCGCCTGCCGACATCGACGCTTTCGTCGCCTCGATCAATTCCTAA